ACCGGGATCAAGGTGCAGGTGCGCTACGGTTCGACAGCGGCGATCGCGGCGCAGATCCTGGAAGAGGGCGGGAATTCGCCCGCCGACGTTGTCTTCCTTCAGGATGTCGGGGGTTTGGGCGCCGTTTCCAAGGCAGGCCGCCTACAGGCCCTGGACAAGGGCCTACTGGACCGGGTTGACCCGAAGTATCGTTCGGCAAAGGGTGAGTGGGTCGGCACAACAGGCCGTGTACGCGTGGTGGTCTATAACAAGCAGAAGATCGTCCCGGAGCGAGACTTGCCCAAGTCAATCCTCGACTTCACGGACCCGAAGTGGAAAGGGAAGATCGGATGGGCGCCGACGAATGCTTCGCTGCAGGCGTTCGTGACGGCCCTGCGGGTGAGCAGAGGCGATGCGGCGGCTCAGGCTTGGCTGGAGGGCATCAAGGCGAATAACCCGAAGGCGTATGGGAACAACACGTCTGTTGTGGAGGCAGTGGCTTCGGGCGAGGTGGAGGTTGGCTTTGTGAACCACTATTACCTGCATGCGCTCATCGCTCAGAAAGGTCCGAGCTATAATGCCGCGAATCAATACTATAGCGATGACATCGGCGGGTTGGTGAACGTGGCAGGCGCGGGCATCTTGAAGGGGGCGAAGCACAAGGAGGAGGCGGCGCGATTCTTGGAGTATCTTCTGAGCGGCGAGGGGCAAACCTATTTTGCGCTCAGGACGAACGAGTTTCCCCTGGTGAGTGGCGTGCCGCAACCGCCCGGAGTCCCACCGATCGCCACGCTGCGCCCGCCGCAAGTAGACCTGAGCCGTTTAGAGGACCTTGAGGCGACTCTGGTCCTGATGCGCCGCGTGGGCGTCTTAAGTTAGACGAGATGCGAGGATGACGAAAAGCCCTCCGGCATAGCGCCGGAGGGCTTTTTCTTTGGTTAGGAGAGGGGCGACCAGGGGACGGTGCGGAAAAGCCGGCTGTCCCACTGGTCGCGGACCTTGAGGCCTTCGGTCATCCAGTCTTCGCCTTTGCCGAGGGA
The DNA window shown above is from Chloroflexota bacterium and carries:
- a CDS encoding iron ABC transporter substrate-binding protein, with translation MSLVQRFLKQKVFLLVVLMAAAAGALAACSGDDDGGEKTLVVYSGREEALVGAAIEAFEKQTGIKVQVRYGSTAAIAAQILEEGGNSPADVVFLQDVGGLGAVSKAGRLQALDKGLLDRVDPKYRSAKGEWVGTTGRVRVVVYNKQKIVPERDLPKSILDFTDPKWKGKIGWAPTNASLQAFVTALRVSRGDAAAQAWLEGIKANNPKAYGNNTSVVEAVASGEVEVGFVNHYYLHALIAQKGPSYNAANQYYSDDIGGLVNVAGAGILKGAKHKEEAARFLEYLLSGEGQTYFALRTNEFPLVSGVPQPPGVPPIATLRPPQVDLSRLEDLEATLVLMRRVGVLS